One genomic region from Cydia pomonella isolate Wapato2018A chromosome 4, ilCydPomo1, whole genome shotgun sequence encodes:
- the LOC133516901 gene encoding protein phosphatase 1 regulatory subunit 36-like: MADDEDEGEGGLYEEGHWIWDENADQITFVSDRPVVEDEAIQMPTKMPTGAIEFRDDVDLIEQLRYRRRYQRKLKPEQPDVVTVQDCKDIALYTAPVSILSPALINILHIPTAERFIKALILCCQYYLQVSDEMAHRMLDLETRVRTPYCDVVEQEFGTNLNDLRVLVAKEYCTMLIGGADTKKYHHMGPAKKRRSLSDKDARLFETLLRMCVQIVWLALGRKAFNQIELEVNRLFKSEIFNAVEHTLKTNYVEKMTKEERKVLLGECVRTDKKLTTKSPIMNEVFCYRDIDYRMMGIGVIKMHQLPLRLKYIHNIVAGPEEKYGALGVSLGIVGLSRSNFDTMLKPLPTAEDQKSKKSLGSMSSGSAKSSSSIKKSGMACGQRKLYADIHLPLKSEHDDPFPSSFPSEAEPPAPCNDTQRRRWLKRLQRLRRGQRASAGKRA; the protein is encoded by the exons atGGCTGACGATGAAGATGAAGGAGAAGGGGGGTTATATGAAGAGGGGCACTGGATTTGGGATGAAAATGCTGATCAAATTACCTTTGTAAG CGACCGGCCGGTAGTCGAAGATGAAGCTATTCAAATGCCGACCAAAATGCCGACGGGAGCCATTGAGTTCAGAGATGATGTGGATTTAATAGAACAG TTAAGATATCGGAGACGTTATCAACGGAAACTGAAGCCTGAACAGCCGGATGTCGTAACAGTACAA GATTGCAAAGACATTGCGCTGTACACGGCGCCGGTGTCCATACTGAGCCCCGCCCTGATCAACATTCTGCATATACCGACTGCTGAAAGATTTATCAAGGCATTAATTTTATGCTGCCAATATTATTTACAG GTGTCGGACGAGATGGCGCACCGCATGCTGGACCTGGAGACGCGCGTGCGCACGCCGTACTGCGACGTGGTGGAGCAAGAGTTCGGCACCAACCTCAACGATTTGCGTGTGCTAGTTGCTAAGGAGTATTGCACTATGCTTATAG GTGGTGCGGACACTAAGAAGTACCACCACATGGGCCCGGCGAAGAAGCGACGGTCGCTATCCGACAAAGATGCGCGGCTCTTCGAGACGCTGCTGCGGATGTGCGTGCAGATCGTCTGGCTCGCTTTAGGACGCAAGGCATTCAATCAGATAG AGCTGGAGGTGAATCGATTATTCAAATCAGAAATCTTCAATGCCGTAGAGCACACTCTAAAGACCAACTACGTAGAGAAAATGACGAAGGAGGAGCGGAAAGTCCTCCTGGGCGAATGTGTGCGAACTGACAAGAAACTTACCACGAAATCGCCCATCATGAACGAGGTGTTCTGTTACAGGGACATTGACTATCGTATGATGGGAATTGGAGTTATCAAAATGCACCA ATTGCCGTTACGTCTtaagtatatacataatattgtagCCGGGCCAGAGGAGAAGTACGGGGCGCTAGGCGTCTCGCTCGGCATCGTGGGGCTATCTCGATCTAACTTCGACACCATGCTCAAACCGCTGCCTACGGCGGAAGATCAGAAATCAAAGAAATCATT AGGGTCTATGAGCAGTGGCAGTGCAAAGAGCAGCAGTAGCATAAAGAAGAGCGGGATGGCGTGCGGTCAACGGAAATTATATGCCGACATTCACTTGCCATTAAAATCAGAGCACGA CGACCCGTTCCCCTCTTCGTTCCCGAGTGAGGCCGAGCCGCCTGCGCCGTGCAACGACACCCAGCGCCGGCGCTGGCTCAAGCGTCTCCAAAGGCTGCGGCGCGGGCAGAGGGCCTCTGCCGGAAAACGagcttaa